The DNA segment GCCGTCAGCAAGGGTGGGGACCGGGGCACCCAGGGAAGGTCCCCCACACCCGCCAGTGCCAGCTCCCAGCTATGGAGCCCTTGAAGAACCTCTTCCTCAAGAGCCCCCTGGGGTCATGGAACAGCAGTGGCAATGGGGGCAGCGGGGGCAGTGGCAGCGGAGGTTGGCCAGAGGGGTCCCCGAAGGCTGCAGCTTATGCCAACCCTGTGTGGACAGCCCTGTTTGACTACGAGCCCAATGGGCAGGACGAGTTGGCCCTGCGGAAGGGCGACCGAGTGGAGGTGCTGTCCCGAGATGCAGCTATCTCGGGTGATGAGGGCTGGTGGGCGGGCCAGGTAGGTGGCCAGGTGGGCATCTTTCCGTCCAACTATGTGTCTCGGGGCGGTGGTCCCCCCCCCTGCGAGATGGCCAGCTTCCAGGAGCTGCGGCTGGAGGAGGTGATTGGCATCGGTGGCTTCGGCAAGGTCTACCGTGGCAGCTGGCGGGGTGAGCTGGTGGCCGTGAAGGCAGCTCGCCAGGACCCCGACGAGGACATCAGTGTGACAGCTGAGAGCGTGCGACAGGAGGCTCGGCTTTTCGCCATGCTGGCACACCCCAACATCATTGCTCTCAAGGCCGTGTGCCTGGAGGAGCCCAACCTGTGCCTGGTGATGGAGTATGCTGCCGGTGGGCCCCTGAGCCGTGCCCTGGCTGGGCGGCGCGTGCCCCCCCATGTGCTCGTCAACTGGGCTGTGCAGATTGCCCGTGGAATGCACTACCTGCACTGCGAGGCCCTGGTGCCTGTCATCCACCGAGACCTCAAGTCCAACAACAGTGAGTTCGGGGGAGCGTGGCCGGAGGGTGGCATGGCCCAAGCAGACAGCTGCTGCCAGCTCTTAGCTGAGCCGACCCAGGGGTTTCCTAGAAGTGGCAGCTCCTGCCCAAGGATTGTCCCAGTTCCCTGGGGGGACCCGTAGGCTCACATCAGTGCCAAAGCAGGAACCCCAGGCACCCAACAGAGCCCCAGCAGGAGTCCCTAACCCCAGCTCACAGCTGCCAAGTTAAAAAATGGGAATCTCGGAGTTCTCTGGcggctcagtggatcagggatccggcattgccagggcTATGTCTCTGGCAACAGCCGTGGcccgagttcgatccctggcctgggaacttccaaacaccACGGTCTCTCGAGCGGACCATAAGCAACCTGCCTACCATACGTGGCCACTAGCTCAGGGGAGGCGAGTCCTGGGCGCTGGCACCCCTCATCttcagggaactcccttgaagttCACACGCACCCACAGTAAAGGGGCAGCTTCTCCAGAAGAGAAATCTCAAAGGGGCAAGCCCCCCCATTGTGGCCAaaactggggccagggatggaattctgGCCCCACTCCTACCCCTGGCTGCACCATCTCTAGCTGGTTATTTCAACTCAGAGCTCTGATTTCAGTCTCCGTAAAAAGGGAATGTTTGGGAGTGTGAAGCGGCTTAGCACACGGGTATCTGACACCTGGCACGCAGTGGGTCATCCACCATGGGTGTGGACATTTGAAAGCTGGATCACTAAGAGGGCTTCGCCTGGAATCAGCATTTGGAGTGGGCGTGGCGGGGCTAAGGGAGACTCAGGGGCAAGGCACTCCATCTCCAGCCATTTCAGGTCGCACGTGCTGCCCGGCCCAAGACAAGCAAGTGACAGGTTCAGAGGGCTCTCTGAAGCAGGCAAGCTTGACACCAGGCCCAGAGCCGGGAGTGTTCCAAGAGGCACCCAGGTGGATGTCCCCGCAGGGCCTGATGAGAGCAAAGGCAAGGAGGCAGGACTGAGCACAGCAGTGGGGACACGGACTGGGCCTGTAGAGCCAGAGGAAGTGCAGGGAGGACCAGTGGGGTCACTGGAGAGGCAGGGGTGGCTCTTGGAAGGGTGCGCAAGGATATTTGGAGCCTCCTAGCCTGGGCTGACCGTGGTTAAGGGGctcagggttggggtgggggggcagaacACCAGGCCCAGTGATCTCCAAATCTTCACAAGGGCTACAGGGGCCTTGGGGGGGCCTGCCAGCCACCCCACCCACTCCTCTCATCCATAGTGGGGCGCAGTTCCCACCTCTCAGCCTCGCTTCTGGCCCTAGCCATCGAGGgacccccactccctgcccatccCGAGGGGGATTCCCCgaaggcctggggggaggggacccccgtcttctgtttttcctctagttttctttccagaaaaaatGGAACAATAGCCCaggcccctgctccccaccctcccctccgcTTCCTGCGTTTCCTGCTGCCCCCGAGCCGGcttcctgcccctgctccagcctctgctctctccccagcccagctgcctgcaggggaggaaagagctgggggtggggggtttgtgggagaggaaggagccagggatcacacccccactcccccgcccccagttctctgcttccctcccagcGTCTGGGTGGTGGTATAGGGCAGGCAGGGTGCCCTCAGCAAGGCTGAGCCTGGCCTCCCACTTCGCAGACCCCAGTCCTAGGCCCAGGGTGCTGTCTGCAGGATTGAGGGGGGAGTccctgggttgggggggggcacaaGCAGGAAACAATGGCGTGATTTTCCTGGACAATGGGGGCCTTGTGAGGAAgcctggtggggagaggagggggaattCTCTGGGCCCACGAGTCACAGGACTGACCAGCCAGCCCGGCCTGGGCCTGACCTCCCCCGATTCTCTCCCAAAggacgcccccccaccccccaattggAGACCTGGGCCAGGCCTCCCAGAAAGAAGAAGTAAGGACCATGGGAGGGAAGCGGAAGAGGTGTGAgctgcccaggcccctcccaagatccagaggcagcccagggagggggctggaggctgggtcCCCTTTGGAGGACAGAGTACCCTGAGGGGATGCTGGGAGGAGAATCTCTAGCCCCTTCTCCTCCCAGGGACCCCTAGCCGCCCCGTCCCAACGTCTGCATCAGACACCAGGAGAGCAACTTGGGTTGGACAAATTCAAGGCATTTAGATAAAAGCAGAGGCCTAGCAGGTGAGGATGAGGCTTCGTGGGTGTCAGGTCAAGTCTGGACGGGAGGTGGCAGAAAGGCCATCAATACAAAGATATCCTGAGACTTCGAGTTGCTGCCCCCCTCTGGCTTCAGATTACCTGACTGAAAAAGGGAGGCTGGCCTCCCCACTTGAGATGCTGGCGCAGAAAGTACTTCATCGGTCTGTGAGGTACCACGAGTGGCTAGAGACCTGGCCAAGTAGCAGCAGGGCTTGGTCTTCAAGAGGGTGGGTGGGTCCTGGCACCAGAGGAGCAGGGAgaccctctccacccccagcacacacacccctctgcCTGGTCCATCTCCAGccacctgccccagcctcctGTGGTTCTTCTTTAGAGTGACCTTGCTCAGTGATCTGATTCTGGGTGTCCAGCAGCCAGGCAGGCTGTTGCGAAGCTGGGAGTAAGTTGTgagagaggctggagaggagagagtCAACATGAGACTTGAAGCAGAATTTTTAGGGCAGCTGGCAGTTGGTATACTCGTGCTGAATCTCAGACCCTGCACTAAGGCTTTAAAAAGCATGATCCTCTGGAGtctccatcgtggctcaggggttaacgaatctgactaggaaccatgaggttgtgagtttgatccctggcgttgccgtgagctgtggtataggttgcagacgcagctgggatcctgcgttgttgtggctgtggtgtaggctggtggctacagctccgattcaacccctagcctgggaacctccatatgccgtaggtgcggccctagaaaaggcgaaaaagaaaaaaaaaaaaaaaaagcatgatccTGGAtttttcgttgtggctcagtgggttaagaaccccactagtatccatgaggaggtaggttccatccctggcctcactcggtgagttaacgatctgccattgccacaagctgggcggtgggtcgcagatgaagctcagaacCCTCGTTGCTGTGCCgcggtgtaggctagcagctgcagccccagtttgacccctagcctgggaatttccatatgctgcaggtgtggccctaagaaaaagaaaaataaataaattaaaagcatgaTCCTGTTGGATACTCATGATGACCCTCGGGTGGGTGTTGTTGTCATCCTCAGCTTTATTAATGATTTAGGACTCAGCCCCAGTCTGGCTCTCAGAGGAGAGGGTGCACTGCAGGACCGTTGTCTGAATTTGGAGATTGCAGGCAGATGTGCTGTAGCCACAGTGGGGCACGGTGCGGGAGGAAGGTGGTTGTTGGGGGCATACAGAGATCAGGTGGGGCAGCTGACTGGCAGCTGGATTGACTTCTGGCCTGGAGTTCCAAATGTGGGAGAGGCCAGGCCACTGTCTTGGGGCAGTGGGCCGAGGTTGAGGGGAGGCCAGGCTCCACAGAACGGCGGCATTGAAAAGGCCAAGGGTGGGGAGGCCCTAAAGGAAACAGCACAAGCAGCCAGGGGCCTTGGGAGCCAAGGacagcagggaggggctgggcagcAGTGCCAGATGGCCCCACAGAGCCAGAGAGCTTGGCCAGCAGCAAGATCAGGAGTTGTGGCCTTAGGCCTAGAAAAGTGAATACCCTGGTTCtgccacctcctctgagaagtcTTCCCTGATTCACCAGGCTGTGTTAGGTACGCGTCTCCCCTGCCCCATCAGCCCCAAGTATCCTGTGCTGCCTCCATTGTGGTGCTGCTGCCCTGGGCAGGATTGCTGGAAGGTGTGCCCTGGAACGACATGTGCTCAGAAGTCTAGTTGGCTTGGATGTGGATTCTCTGCAACGCAGTTggttataatcagaaaaaaagagaggttgggagttcctgtcgtggctcaggggaaacgaatccaactaggaacctcaaggttgcgggttggatccctggcctcgctcagtgggttaaggatctggtgttgccgtgagctgtggtgtaggtcgcagactcggctcagatctggcgtggctgtggctgtggcgtaggccggcacctgtagctccaattcgacccctagcctgggaacttccatgtaccgcgggtgtggacctaaaacgaaaaagaaaaagagagaggcttCCTCAGACCCTTGAGAATTCTATGACTTTGCCCTCTTTTTATTCCTCGAAAACTTCTCCCCTTTGAGCCATGCTTGTCCCCGTAAGAGATTTGCAAGTTGCTGTTTCTCCTCTCCGAACAGAGTCTGGTGGCCCCATTTGGGACAAAGCCACCAGCCCCTGCCAAGTCCATCCACTCCTATATTTGTCCCAAACTCCTTTCTGGCCAAGAACCACCACTTTCTTAGATCCCCATCCTTCCTCTTCACACCCAACTGATAGCTTTTGGAGTCTTTCCTTGCCCTGGGAGTGGCCGCACTGGCCAGTGGGATTTGGGCACCAGGGGCCGCCCCAGTGCCTGCTGCACTTCCTTTCTCACCAGGGGgttccctcctgctccccaccccgaGGGAGGTTCTGATTCACACTCCTGCCTCAGCAAAATGACAAGACAGGTTTCTCTTGAAATCAAAGCCACAAATGCTGAGAGGCTGCCAGGTTGCCCGTTTCTATTCAGTGCAGTGTTGGGGGAAAGTTAAAGCACTGGCTTTGGAACCACACAGACCGGGTTGTGATATCTGCTTTATTTGCATATGACTTTGGCTAAATCAGGTCCttgctcagtttcctcttctgcaaaaggGGCATAATGATGTCTACCTcatagatttgtgtgtgtgtgtgtgtgtgtgtgagtgctgGTGCTGAGTGTGTAAAATGCCTGGCCCCTGGTAGCCCTGTTTCCCAGCATTGTCATGATTATCTGATTCTACCCCAACCCCAGCTCCGAGCTTTCCAGGGCAAGATCTAGACCCGTTCACCTCAGTGCCCCCAGTAACCAGCCAGGATGTCTATCAAATGACACTTTGCTGCCAGCTCCTCCCTTGTCCCCACCGCCTGAGcctgcctcttcccttccccagttCTGCTGCTGCAGCCCATTGAAGGTGACGACATGGAGCACAAGACCCTGAAGATCACTGACTTCGGCCTGGCCCGCGAGTGGCACAAAACCACGCAAATGAGTGCTGCGGGCACCTATGCCTGGATGGCTCCTGAGGTTATCAAGGCCTCCACCTTCTCTAAGGGCAGCGATGTCTGGAGGTGAGGTCTGGGTGGAGGCTGGACAGATATGGGACTGCAGAAGGCAGAGGTGGCTGCCAAAATCTAGGGCCGGGCAAGCAAGCAGAGCCCAGGGGGAGGGATACAAACCACTTAGCTGTtggctgctttggggtgaaatgGCGATGAATAAGTAGAGAAAGGGACACAGAGCCTTTGTCTCACCCACAGCTTTGGGGTGCTGCTGTGGGAACTGCTGACTGGGGAGGTGCCCTACCGTGGCATCGACTGCCTTGCTGTAGCCTATGGAGTGGCCGTTAACAAGCTCACACTGCCCATCCCTTCCACCTGCCCCGAGCCCTTCGCACAGCTCATGGCCGGTAAGGGGATGGGGCAGGAGGTTGAGGGGCAGAGCTCCTTGGCCCAGGACGTATCCACGTCCAGAACCCTTCTTAATCTGGTCCCCCTCCACTCCCTTTCCTCAGACTGCTGGGCGCAGGACCCCCACCGCAGGCCCGACTTCGCCTCCATCCTTCAACAGTTGGAGGCGCTGGAGGCTCAGGTGCTGCGGGAAATGCCGCGAGACTCCTTCCATTCCATGCAGGAAGGCTGGAAGCGCGAGATCCAAGGCCTCTTCGACGAGCTGCGGGCCAAGGAAAAGGTAGGAGTCGGGGTCCCAGGGTTGGAAGGATCCGCCCGGAAGGAATGTCTCCCTGGTTTCTACGGAGCAGGGGGTGAGGGTGAGCGCCCGGGACCGTATCGGGCTGATTCCACCGCCTTCACTGTCCCGGACACAGGAACTACTGAGCCGCGAGGAGGAGCTGACCCGCGCGGCACGTGAGCAGCGGTCACAGGCGGAGCAGCTGCGGCGGCGTGAGcacctgctggctcagtgggagCTGGAAGTGTTCGAGCGCGAGTTAACGCTGCTGTTGCAGCAGGTTGACCGCGAGCGGCCGCACGTCCGCCGCCGCCGCGGTACCTTCAAGCGCAGCAAACTCCGCGCGCGCGACGGCGGCGAGCGTATCAGCATGCCGCTGGGTAAGGGGCGGGCCCCAGCCTGCCGCCCTGCCATTGGTTTCTTAGGCGGCGGGGTGGGGTCAGGCCTGGGTGCTGGCCACACTGGGATTGGTCTAGGGTGCTGGTGGGTGGGCCTGTGAGCTCAGGCTGGAAAGGGTGGGACCGAGTGTCTGTTTTCGCCTGTGGGCGGGCTATGGCGGGAATATTTGCATGAGGGCCTGGGAGTGGCTGCGGCCGGGAAGGGGCGGGGCTCTTGAAAGTTCTGGGAATGCCAAGGGGGCGGGGTGGGCCGCCTCCTGGGAATCTGCAACTTCGCTGTGCTCTGCGTGGAAGTCTGCCCGACAGCCTCGGGCCCAGGAAGGCAGTGAGGCTGGCCCCAGTCACCCACCCAGCGTACCAGACCCAGTGCCAGCACGGCCTGCGTGGCCTGGGAGCCAGAGGAGGGCCCCTGCGGGTTACaatcctttctctccttcactaCAAACctgccctctgcttcctcccccaaccccagactTCAAACACCGCATCACCGTGCAGGCCTCCCCCGGCCTGGACAGGAGGAGAAACGTCTTCGAGGTTGGGGCCGGCGACTCGCCCACCTTCCCCAGGTTCCGGGCCATCCAATGTAAGAAACTTCGCCTCCCCTTGCCCATGCCCTCCCCCCTTCATGGCAGCCCTCATCCTTTTGCCAAACCTTATCCTTGGAAGTGGATTCCACCCgctgtttcttcctcttcctccgaCCTCCCAGACTTCCTACCCTATCTGTCTAAACTGGTACCTTTGAGTTCTCCAAGGAGCATTCattttacaatttcttttctgtctaaCAATCATGTGACGCTGTGTACCACTCATTTTCCCAAATGCTTTGATAGCATTAACGTGATTCCTCACAGTAACCCTGTGAGGTGGATATTCTTGTTATTATCTAAATTTTATTCATGAGAAAAGTGAAAAAGGTAATTGCCTACTGCCACACAGCTAGTTTAAGGGGCAAgagtcagaattcaaacccaggcagtttaTAGCAGTATCCGGACTAACTGCTAAGCAGCAATGCCAGCTGAAGGACTAGATGAGAGGGCCCACCCCTCTGCCAGTCCCAGGACCCACACCCACCTACCCCACTCCAGTTCTGTGCAGATTCTCTGCCCCAAAGCTCACCCAGGGAATGGTAAGGGTGACCTACCATCCTTTAAGAAGTTGCCCCTGAAACCTGACTCTCATGATGGGAGGACAAGGATCAGGGTGCCTGACCTCAGCTCAGATGCCATTGgtttctgccccccacccccaccccacgcgCACCACAGTGGAGCCTGCAGAACAAGGCCAGGCATGGGGCCGACAGTCCCCACGGCGTCTGGAGGACTCGAGCAATGGAGAGCGGCGAGCATACTGGGCCTGGGGTCCCAGTTCCCCCAAGCCCGGAGAAGCCCAGAACGGGAGGTGAGTGCCTGAGTGTCACCCACGCAGCATCATGCGCCTCCCAACAGTCCTGAGGTTCACAACATACAtcctccttcccatccccctACCAGGAGAAGGTCCCGCATGGACGAAGCCACGTGGTACCTGGATTCAGATGACTCATCCCCCTTAGGATCTCCTTCCACACCCCCGGTGCTCAATGGTGAGTGGCTTtgctccccctctcccccataCTGTTGCTGCACTCCTGCAGGTACGTGGGGAGGCTGCAAGAAGCCAACAGGCAAGGCAGGCTGTTCCTAGAACCCAGGCCTGACCTATATGCCCACAACTGAGCTGGATCCAGCCTAGGCCTCAGGGGGCCCAGAGTCTATGCTTATCAGAATCTCTTCTGAGAAACCTGTAGGTGGAAAAGTGGATAAGAAAGCTGAACAGGTGGGGATCGAGGGCCCACTCTCACTGCATCTGGGGCAGTTTTGGGCTTTTCTGTTCTCCACGATGATGAGGGCATGAAATGTGTGCCAGGCGTTCCATCCAAGCCACAACCCTGGGAGGGATTATTATACCCAtttgagagatgagaaaactgaggctctgaggagTAATCTATCTGAAGCCCCCAGCTAAGGATTTTGACCCCGAGAGAGTTTGACTCCCATGCTCCGGGTGAGGTTCCCCAGAAGCTTTGACTTGAAGAAAGGATTTCTCACATCCAAACTCTTTGGAACGCGGTGGTGGGGTGGTATCAGCAGAAAGTGGGGTTTCCATGTGAAGGGCTCCGCTCAGCACTGTGCAGCATTGGCAGGGACTGGAAAGTTGTGGTCTCCCTTGCCTGTAGGTCCCTTTAGAGCCCCCAGCTGCTTCTCACAGCCAGAATGCAGGACCAGGCTGAGCTGTTATCAGACCAGAGTCCTGTTCAGCTAACAAGTTACACTCACTCTTCTCGCCCCACCCAGCCCCTCAACTCCACCATTACCTGAGCTCCAATTCGCAGTAATAAGAACAGCGAACATGGGTTGGCTCCCTCCTCTGTTTCATTTTATACAGGGGAAAACTGGGAGTTAAGTGCTTTGAAATAGTCTGACAAGAGAGGCAGAGCCCTCCCTGGACCCCCGTCTGCCCCCACCGTTTTCTGCTCCCTTAGTTGCATTGCCCCAAGTTGGCTGTGCTGCAGGGGCAGAACTGAGAATTGGAAGGCTTAGCGTCACCTGTTCTAGAATATACCAGGCCAGAGAGTCAGTAGAGAACTTGAGGTCCCACAACCTGGGTGCGGGGGTGGAAGCAGCCCCTGATCATATTCTGCAAACCTCTTTGGTCTCGCCCTCCCCGAGCTCCCGGGAGCAGGAGCACAAGGCCTGGACCCCCTCCTCCAGCTTGCTCCCCTCACCTAAAATGATAGCACCTGTCCCAGCTCAGCTGCTGGCGGAGGACTTGGTTTCCCCAGTGCAAACCCGCACTCCACTCCCATCCTGGGCCCATAAGAATGCATGACCTTGACTTCTCAACCACCCACGCAGTCACAAACCTGGCTAAGCATCAAAGAAGACCTGTGAGATTGTCCCAGGCATTAGCCACAACCTTGGGGAGCcctgactcccagcctccagcccttCCTGGATGTTCTGGCCCCGGGGAAACTGGTTGCAGTGAGTTGCATTTTGGTGGGTGCAGCCACCCTGCAGTCGCAGTGACTGCCCGTGAGCTTGCCC comes from the Phacochoerus africanus isolate WHEZ1 chromosome 4, ROS_Pafr_v1, whole genome shotgun sequence genome and includes:
- the MAP3K11 gene encoding mitogen-activated protein kinase kinase kinase 11; the encoded protein is MEPLKNLFLKSPLGSWNSSGNGGSGGSGSGGWPEGSPKAAAYANPVWTALFDYEPNGQDELALRKGDRVEVLSRDAAISGDEGWWAGQVGGQVGIFPSNYVSRGGGPPPCEMASFQELRLEEVIGIGGFGKVYRGSWRGELVAVKAARQDPDEDISVTAESVRQEARLFAMLAHPNIIALKAVCLEEPNLCLVMEYAAGGPLSRALAGRRVPPHVLVNWAVQIARGMHYLHCEALVPVIHRDLKSNNILLLQPIEGDDMEHKTLKITDFGLAREWHKTTQMSAAGTYAWMAPEVIKASTFSKGSDVWSFGVLLWELLTGEVPYRGIDCLAVAYGVAVNKLTLPIPSTCPEPFAQLMADCWAQDPHRRPDFASILQQLEALEAQVLREMPRDSFHSMQEGWKREIQGLFDELRAKEKELLSREEELTRAAREQRSQAEQLRRREHLLAQWELEVFERELTLLLQQVDRERPHVRRRRGTFKRSKLRARDGGERISMPLDFKHRITVQASPGLDRRRNVFEVGAGDSPTFPRFRAIQLEPAEQGQAWGRQSPRRLEDSSNGERRAYWAWGPSSPKPGEAQNGRRRSRMDEATWYLDSDDSSPLGSPSTPPVLNGNPPRPSPEPEEPRRPSPAERGSGSGTPKLIQRALLRGTALLASLGLGRDLQPPGGPGRERGEPSPTPRAPPTPSAAEPPPSPLIRFSPKTPDAPASPLSPDAPGPPAPAPLLLELGVPAGQRSAKSPRREEGRRGSAVSPPPGISRSAPGTPGTPRSPPLGLISRPRPSPLRSRIDPWSFVSAGPRPSPLPSPQPAPRRAPWTLFPDSDPFWDSPPANPFQGGPQDCRAQTKDPGAQAPWAPEAGP